The [Flavobacterium] thermophilum genome has a segment encoding these proteins:
- the gabR gene encoding HTH-type transcriptional regulatory protein gabR, giving the protein MKTIIFALHDRLPKYKQIYEKLKSMIEQGDIQANEPLPSIRQLAESLNVSRNTTLMAYEQLVAEGYIRAEKRKGYFVNEVEPLFIPKIQVSLRQSKNKPTSTVVVDFRADAVDAAHFPLKAWRRISNQVFTSAHCFRYGDPFGELCLREQISVYLLESRGVNAEPNAIIIGSSTQQMLLSLGHILKEEFQSIIIEDPGYDGAREAFQFHHFRLETVPVSETSVDLSSLREMSSRLIYVTPSHQSPMGVSMPIQQRFLLIQWANEVNGYIIEDDYDSEFRYTQKPFPALASIDSSRVIYLGNFSKSFLPGIRLSYMVLPPSLLDRYQQRFRLFESTASILSQLAMAKFMEEGEWGRHIKRMRLVYRRKMEHLTSLLRKAFGDMISIIGEQSGLYVLIKVQSDCTEEQLLQRALSCGVKVYPTSRYFVNQQPDQPMIKIGFSGLSLEDIELGVKLLKKAWC; this is encoded by the coding sequence ATGAAAACGATCATTTTTGCTCTACATGACCGCTTGCCTAAATACAAACAAATCTACGAAAAGTTAAAATCGATGATTGAACAAGGCGACATCCAGGCGAATGAACCACTTCCCTCGATCCGTCAACTTGCTGAATCGTTGAATGTGAGCCGCAACACCACCTTAATGGCCTACGAACAGCTTGTTGCTGAAGGATATATTCGTGCGGAAAAACGAAAAGGGTATTTTGTCAATGAGGTGGAACCACTTTTCATTCCAAAAATCCAGGTTTCCTTGCGCCAATCGAAAAATAAACCAACATCGACTGTTGTTGTCGATTTTCGTGCTGATGCAGTCGATGCTGCTCATTTCCCTCTTAAAGCATGGAGACGAATTTCGAATCAAGTCTTTACTTCAGCACACTGCTTTCGCTATGGAGACCCGTTCGGGGAATTATGTTTGCGCGAACAAATCTCTGTCTATCTTTTGGAATCCCGTGGAGTAAATGCAGAGCCAAATGCCATTATCATCGGGAGCAGCACTCAACAAATGCTCCTCTCTCTCGGTCATATTCTCAAAGAGGAATTCCAGAGCATCATCATCGAGGATCCCGGCTACGATGGTGCTAGGGAAGCGTTTCAGTTTCATCACTTCCGATTGGAGACAGTGCCCGTTTCCGAAACGAGCGTGGACCTTTCGTCACTGAGGGAGATGTCATCGCGGCTCATCTATGTCACCCCTTCGCATCAAAGCCCCATGGGAGTCAGCATGCCGATCCAGCAGCGATTCCTGCTCATCCAATGGGCCAACGAGGTGAATGGCTATATTATTGAGGATGATTATGACAGCGAATTTCGCTATACGCAAAAACCGTTTCCGGCTCTTGCCTCCATTGATTCGTCAAGAGTCATTTATCTGGGCAATTTCTCAAAATCGTTTCTGCCTGGGATTCGCTTAAGTTACATGGTGTTGCCGCCGTCGCTTTTGGACCGTTATCAGCAGCGGTTTCGCCTTTTCGAGAGCACCGCGTCCATCCTCAGCCAATTGGCGATGGCCAAATTTATGGAGGAGGGGGAATGGGGCCGCCATATTAAACGCATGCGCCTCGTGTATAGACGAAAAATGGAGCACTTAACATCACTGCTGCGAAAAGCATTTGGAGATATGATCTCGATTATTGGCGAACAGTCCGGTTTATACGTGTTAATCAAAGTTCAGTCGGATTGTACAGAAGAACAGTTGCTTCAGCGCGCCCTATCGTGTGGGGTAAAAGTGTATCCCACTTCGCGCTATTTTGTGAACCAACAGCCGGACCAACCCATGATCAAGATCGGTTTTAGCGGCTTGTCGCTCGAGGATATTGAGCTTGGAGTAAAACTGCTCAAAAAAGCATGGTGTTGA
- the glnQ_2 gene encoding Glutamine transport ATP-binding protein GlnQ encodes MITVQDVNKIYPPNRQVLHDVSLELVEGDRLILLGSNGAGKTTLIRCIIGLTAPDSGSIYVNGVDVVRHPDEARESIAVVFEEADNSYSYLTVLENLLYFGLLNKWSRAEAKRRAERMMAVLNLTPYAERLTQTLSRGMKQKLAFAIALMKGAPFLFLDEPTLGLDVESQHHIRTMLTEENQWWKAVLITTHDIPFAHAVGNKFVFIQGGKIVWSGTKEHFSTPADLETHFLAAIRSNLSI; translated from the coding sequence ATGATCACCGTGCAAGACGTAAACAAAATCTATCCGCCAAACCGCCAAGTATTACATGATGTCTCTCTCGAACTGGTTGAAGGGGATCGGCTTATTCTGTTAGGGTCGAATGGAGCCGGAAAAACTACTTTAATAAGGTGCATCATCGGGCTTACCGCACCAGACAGCGGCAGCATCTATGTCAATGGAGTAGATGTTGTCCGCCATCCAGATGAAGCGCGCGAGTCGATTGCGGTCGTATTTGAAGAAGCTGACAACTCCTATTCTTATTTAACTGTTTTGGAAAATCTCTTATACTTCGGCTTGCTGAACAAATGGAGTCGTGCTGAAGCAAAACGAAGAGCCGAACGAATGATGGCCGTGTTGAATCTAACCCCATACGCTGAGCGTCTTACCCAAACCCTTTCACGTGGGATGAAACAAAAACTGGCATTTGCGATCGCCTTAATGAAAGGAGCGCCGTTTTTGTTCCTTGATGAGCCAACTCTTGGCCTTGATGTTGAGTCGCAACATCATATCCGAACCATGTTAACGGAAGAAAACCAATGGTGGAAAGCCGTTCTCATCACCACCCACGACATTCCTTTTGCCCACGCCGTTGGAAATAAGTTTGTCTTTATTCAAGGCGGAAAAATCGTTTGGAGCGGCACGAAAGAACATTTTTCAACTCCAGCCGACCTTGAAACTCATTTTTTGGCCGCTATTCGTTCCAACCTATCCATCTAA
- the paiB gene encoding Protease synthase and sporulation protein PAI 2 gives MYIPKDFAINDVDVAYQVIKENSFATLVSMHQGELFATHLPLLLDREKACLYGHFARSNPQWNDIQRQTVLAIFHGPHCYISPSWYETNQAVPTSNYVVVHVYGNVELIHDEGEIMRSLHDMVEKYEAPDSRYQLSEVDAKLLSKMRSGIQAFKIHIERIEGKAKLSQNHSVHRQERIIKQLEQMPFENEKRIASLMKKQQQ, from the coding sequence ATGTATATTCCGAAGGATTTTGCCATCAACGATGTGGATGTCGCCTATCAAGTAATTAAGGAGAACAGTTTTGCCACCTTGGTGTCGATGCATCAAGGGGAGCTGTTTGCTACCCATTTGCCGCTGCTGCTCGATCGGGAGAAAGCGTGTTTGTACGGCCATTTTGCCCGTTCTAATCCGCAATGGAACGACATTCAACGTCAGACGGTCTTGGCGATTTTCCACGGTCCGCATTGTTATATTTCTCCTTCCTGGTATGAAACGAACCAAGCAGTGCCGACATCGAATTATGTGGTCGTCCATGTGTATGGCAATGTGGAGCTTATCCATGATGAAGGGGAAATCATGCGGTCGCTGCACGATATGGTAGAAAAGTACGAAGCGCCGGACAGCCGTTACCAGCTGTCAGAGGTCGATGCTAAGTTGCTTTCCAAGATGAGAAGCGGAATTCAAGCTTTTAAAATCCATATCGAGCGAATAGAGGGAAAAGCCAAATTAAGTCAAAACCATTCTGTACATCGGCAAGAGAGGATCATCAAGCAGCTCGAGCAAATG
- a CDS encoding pigment precursor permease → MSPQILNVVLASFLKKRAEYRRYWFDFTVGLIIKFIFFLGTLYASPIQTGKEATLKLFGFSLWYLSAHLISKLGNTVIEEAYLGTAEQVLSTKTPPWQVLMGVVIAEIALSSVWVVLFFICAALMIGFSEILSGIVSMITEIVVFGGVSLIGMTGIGVFILGLSLRLKQVGAVTEVLLYYLLIFSGFFLSSNVLPTAFHILNYFSPLSWAVQGVNEGWPVFFPALGISLLWLAMGSLVLKQQWHWARKNGKIGSYV, encoded by the coding sequence TTGTCCCCGCAAATTTTGAATGTAGTATTGGCTTCCTTTTTGAAAAAAAGGGCAGAGTATCGTCGGTATTGGTTCGATTTTACCGTTGGGCTTATCATTAAATTTATCTTTTTTCTCGGTACGCTGTACGCAAGCCCGATACAAACCGGAAAGGAAGCGACGCTCAAACTGTTCGGTTTCAGCCTTTGGTACTTAAGCGCTCATTTGATCTCAAAGCTCGGCAACACGGTGATCGAGGAAGCGTATCTCGGCACGGCAGAGCAGGTACTTTCCACCAAGACTCCCCCATGGCAAGTTTTAATGGGCGTAGTGATCGCGGAAATCGCATTATCATCCGTGTGGGTAGTGCTCTTTTTCATCTGTGCAGCTTTGATGATTGGATTTTCCGAAATTCTCTCGGGAATCGTATCCATGATAACGGAGATCGTCGTATTTGGCGGCGTAAGCCTAATCGGGATGACGGGAATCGGTGTGTTCATTTTAGGACTGTCCCTTCGCTTAAAACAAGTCGGAGCCGTTACCGAGGTGCTGCTTTATTATTTATTGATCTTCTCAGGATTTTTTCTATCTTCGAATGTATTGCCGACAGCGTTTCATATTCTCAACTACTTTTCTCCCCTTTCTTGGGCCGTGCAAGGAGTGAATGAAGGATGGCCCGTATTCTTTCCTGCTCTCGGCATCTCGCTATTATGGCTGGCCATG